Proteins encoded within one genomic window of Haematospirillum jordaniae:
- a CDS encoding UDP-N-acetylmuramoyl-L-alanyl-D-glutamate--2,6-diaminopimelate ligase → MLLGDLAEKAGIQKPDEEACRTDILGITADSRLVKDGFLFAAMPGTRSNGQDFIADALQRGAVAILAAHATPREASRVPVLGTSNPRRDLARLASAFYARQPETTTAVTGTNGKTSTAVFFRQIMALMGRRAASLGTLGLTGPDFDCTEGMTTPDPVNLHCLLAMAADRSCSFLCLEASSHGLDQFRLDAVRLKVAAFTNLSRDHLDYHGSMEAYRAAKTRLFTDVLEPGGIAVLNADSPEFGALDAATRNAGRRVWSYGRNGHEIRLLENRASPRGQALSLDVLGNRMDVDLPLTGHFQAMNSLAALGLVLACDRSITPAAAVATLPRLTGVPGRLEYVGSCADTATVYVDYAHTPDSLEQAILALRPHTQGRLIVLFGCGGDRDPGKRPLMGEIVHRLADDVILTDDNPRTEDPATIRAAARTGCPDAVEIGDRGEAIRTGIAMLRAGDVLLLAGKGHESGQTIGTITLPFDDRHVAREALKARMLQEMAP, encoded by the coding sequence ATGTTGCTCGGTGACCTAGCAGAAAAAGCCGGCATACAAAAACCGGATGAAGAGGCTTGCCGGACAGATATCCTTGGCATTACGGCCGACTCGCGGCTCGTAAAAGATGGTTTCCTGTTTGCCGCCATGCCCGGAACCCGGTCCAACGGGCAGGATTTTATTGCCGATGCTCTTCAACGGGGGGCCGTGGCGATTCTTGCCGCACACGCCACACCTCGTGAAGCATCCCGCGTTCCTGTTCTTGGAACCAGCAACCCCCGGCGCGATCTGGCTCGGCTGGCCTCTGCCTTCTATGCACGCCAGCCTGAAACAACAACTGCTGTCACGGGAACCAACGGGAAGACATCAACGGCTGTCTTTTTCCGCCAGATCATGGCCCTTATGGGCAGAAGAGCGGCCAGCTTGGGTACGCTGGGGCTGACCGGTCCCGACTTTGACTGTACAGAAGGCATGACCACCCCTGACCCGGTCAACTTGCATTGCCTTCTGGCCATGGCGGCGGATCGATCCTGCTCCTTCCTGTGCCTGGAAGCGTCCAGCCATGGGCTGGATCAGTTCCGCCTGGATGCCGTGCGACTCAAGGTCGCCGCCTTTACCAACCTGTCACGCGACCATCTGGACTATCACGGATCGATGGAAGCCTACCGGGCCGCAAAGACACGCTTGTTTACAGACGTGCTGGAACCGGGTGGCATTGCCGTCCTGAATGCAGACAGTCCGGAATTTGGTGCCCTAGATGCCGCAACCCGTAACGCCGGACGCAGAGTCTGGAGTTATGGCAGAAACGGGCATGAAATCCGCTTGCTTGAAAACCGGGCCAGTCCACGCGGACAAGCCCTGTCACTGGATGTGCTGGGTAACAGGATGGATGTTGACCTGCCTCTGACCGGGCATTTCCAAGCGATGAATAGTCTTGCTGCACTTGGGTTGGTCTTGGCCTGCGATCGCTCCATCACACCGGCAGCAGCGGTGGCTACACTCCCCCGCCTGACCGGGGTGCCGGGACGGCTGGAATATGTCGGCAGCTGTGCTGATACAGCCACTGTATATGTGGACTACGCCCACACACCAGATTCCCTAGAACAGGCCATACTGGCTCTGAGGCCCCACACACAAGGGAGATTGATCGTTCTGTTCGGATGCGGTGGTGACCGTGACCCCGGCAAACGCCCCCTGATGGGCGAGATCGTCCATCGCTTGGCCGATGATGTCATCCTGACAGATGATAACCCACGCACCGAAGACCCGGCCACCATCCGGGCTGCCGCACGAACCGGGTGCCCGGACGCTGTTGAAATCGGTGATCGTGGCGAAGCAATCCGCACCGGCATTGCCATGCTGCGTGCGGGCGACGTACTGCTGCTGGCAGGCAAGGGGCATGAAAGCGGGCAAACCATCGGCACAATCACACTTCCCTTTGATGACCGCCACGTCGCCCGTGAAGCCCTGAAAGCCCGCATGCTACAGGAGATGGCACCATGA